A window of the Gemmatimonadota bacterium genome harbors these coding sequences:
- a CDS encoding cation:dicarboxylase symporter family transporter: MLKSQSLQVLLALATGLTLGMGLADPAAGSLAAMAAQALPAADVVGTLWTNAIRMTVLPLVAALTIASVAGTGGSAELRRAGGRALVVFVVLLVAGGALALVTSQFAFASFTMPAEVAERVRGSVAAVPAAPAMPSLAQRLIDMVPANPVKSAVDGALLPLVVFSLALGFALKQVTPERRAPVVEACRGIADALLVVVGWVVLVAPIGVFALTLALGARLGSSSIGALARYIVTLSGTLLLFTVLLYPVVVLAGRMSLRRFIAAAAPAQALAAGSRSSLAALPLMISAAREKLGLGEAASGFVLPLAVSVFRVNVPMAWVVGVVFLGKLYGIPVSEGALLGLVVTSTLLSFSVPGIPSASLFLLSPVLVDLGLPAAGVGILIAVDVLPDMFKTLANVTSQLTAAVLAGGRANPPTGV, encoded by the coding sequence ATGCTGAAGAGCCAGTCGCTGCAGGTCCTGCTGGCACTCGCGACGGGGCTCACGCTCGGGATGGGGCTGGCGGATCCAGCGGCGGGCAGCCTCGCGGCGATGGCCGCGCAGGCCCTGCCCGCCGCCGACGTGGTGGGCACGCTCTGGACGAATGCCATCCGGATGACGGTCCTCCCGCTCGTCGCGGCGCTGACGATCGCGTCGGTGGCGGGGACCGGCGGAAGCGCCGAGCTGCGGCGCGCCGGCGGGCGGGCGCTCGTCGTGTTCGTCGTGCTGCTCGTGGCCGGCGGCGCGCTCGCGCTCGTGACGTCGCAGTTCGCCTTCGCGAGCTTCACCATGCCGGCCGAGGTGGCGGAACGCGTGCGGGGCTCGGTGGCGGCGGTGCCGGCCGCCCCCGCGATGCCCTCGCTCGCCCAGCGGCTCATCGACATGGTGCCTGCCAATCCGGTGAAGTCCGCGGTGGACGGCGCGCTCCTCCCATTGGTGGTGTTCTCGCTGGCGCTGGGCTTCGCGCTCAAGCAGGTGACGCCGGAACGACGCGCCCCGGTGGTGGAGGCCTGTCGCGGCATCGCCGACGCGTTGCTCGTGGTGGTGGGCTGGGTGGTGCTCGTGGCCCCCATCGGCGTCTTCGCCCTGACCCTCGCGCTGGGCGCGCGGTTGGGCAGCAGTTCGATCGGCGCGCTCGCGCGCTACATCGTCACGCTCTCGGGCACGCTCCTCCTGTTCACGGTGCTGCTGTATCCGGTGGTGGTGCTCGCGGGGCGCATGTCCTTGCGGCGGTTCATCGCGGCCGCGGCGCCGGCGCAGGCGCTGGCCGCCGGTTCGCGCTCGTCGCTCGCAGCCTTGCCGCTCATGATCTCGGCGGCGCGCGAGAAGCTCGGCCTGGGCGAGGCGGCGAGCGGGTTCGTGCTCCCGCTCGCGGTCTCGGTGTTCCGCGTCAACGTGCCCATGGCGTGGGTGGTGGGCGTGGTCTTTCTGGGGAAGCTCTACGGGATCCCGGTGAGTGAAGGGGCCCTGCTGGGGCTGGTGGTGACCTCGACGCTGCTGAGCTTCAGCGTGCCGGGGATCCCGTCGGCGAGTCTGTTCCTGCTCTCGCCGGTACTGGTGGACCTGGGGCTTCCCGCGGCGGGCGTGGGGATCCTCATCGCAGTGGATGTGCTGCCCGATATGTTCAAGACGCTGGCGAACGTCACGTCACAGCTGACCGCGGCCGTCCTGGCCGGTGGTCGCGCGAATCCTCCGACCGGAGTGTAG
- a CDS encoding response regulator transcription factor: MPNRLRLVLGDDHHLMVESLRAALKKRHEVVAVAHTAQTILDAVRDHQPDVLLLDLSLPERNGLEIIPDVRIAAPLTRIIVVTMHLDRALADAALRAGAQAFVPKDAGLEELERAIKVVVRGATFISTRVPPTTNRVTLLAAHAALAQLTPRQHEIVQLIAEGLTTPEIAAQLGLSVHTVTFHRGNIRDKLGVDSAMDLMRYAVLLKLDGADAAEGDPTGINRRERTPED; the protein is encoded by the coding sequence ATGCCCAACCGGCTCCGCCTCGTCCTCGGCGACGACCATCACCTCATGGTCGAGTCGCTCCGGGCCGCCCTCAAGAAGCGGCACGAGGTCGTCGCCGTCGCGCACACCGCGCAGACGATCCTCGACGCGGTGCGCGATCACCAGCCCGACGTCCTCCTCCTGGACCTCTCCCTCCCCGAGCGGAACGGGCTCGAGATCATCCCCGACGTGCGGATCGCGGCGCCACTGACGCGAATCATCGTCGTCACCATGCACCTCGACCGCGCCTTGGCCGACGCGGCGCTGCGGGCCGGGGCGCAGGCATTCGTCCCCAAGGATGCCGGCCTCGAGGAACTGGAGCGCGCCATCAAGGTCGTCGTGCGCGGCGCGACCTTCATCTCCACGCGCGTGCCGCCGACGACCAATCGCGTGACGCTCCTCGCCGCCCATGCCGCACTGGCGCAGCTCACGCCGCGCCAGCATGAGATCGTCCAGCTCATCGCCGAGGGGCTCACGACCCCCGAGATCGCGGCCCAACTCGGGTTGAGCGTGCACACCGTGACCTTCCACCGCGGGAATATCCGCGACAAGCTGGGCGTGGACAGTGCGATGGACCTGATGCGCTACGCGGTCCTGCTCAAGCTCGACGGCGCGGACGCCGCCGAGGGCGACCCGACCGGGATCAATCGGCGAGAACGAACGCCCGAAGATTGA
- a CDS encoding alpha/beta fold hydrolase has protein sequence MPRYWMVTNRKVGSTGLTGERGDGLTFWTATDGPLDRLSAWTKVSRERFQTLLTGTANKFALLKDENFNEQQQHVSLFVHGYNNDWKDAARRYASICKALYHGEGGLGECVLFTWPSDGQTTSYLPDRKDARASAADLAELLDGFYVWLLDRQEAATRDPKLACRAKVSVIAHSMGNYVLQKAAQMAWSRRNQPLLVSLINQLVMVAADVDNDLFASGETTDGSDGDALANLTYRITALYSGLDQVLGVSAGLKHFGKRRLGRSGIPNGTPRPDNVWDVDCTPFFEQGPKTKSGIHSAYFEHPGTLALMKHVLVGTDRGVLFSRGALTPGTSARPSS, from the coding sequence ATGCCCCGCTACTGGATGGTCACGAATCGCAAGGTCGGCTCCACCGGACTCACCGGAGAGCGCGGCGACGGGCTCACATTCTGGACGGCGACCGACGGGCCGCTGGACCGGCTCTCGGCCTGGACCAAGGTCTCGCGCGAGCGCTTCCAGACACTCCTCACCGGCACCGCGAACAAGTTCGCCCTGCTGAAGGACGAGAACTTCAACGAGCAACAACAGCACGTCTCCCTCTTCGTCCACGGCTACAACAACGACTGGAAGGACGCCGCACGGCGGTACGCCTCCATCTGCAAGGCGCTCTACCACGGCGAGGGCGGATTGGGCGAGTGCGTGCTGTTCACGTGGCCGTCCGACGGGCAGACCACTTCGTACCTGCCGGACCGCAAGGACGCGCGCGCCTCGGCGGCCGACCTCGCCGAGCTGCTCGACGGGTTCTATGTGTGGCTCCTGGACCGCCAGGAGGCGGCGACCCGCGACCCCAAGCTCGCCTGCCGCGCGAAGGTGTCGGTGATCGCGCACAGCATGGGGAACTACGTGCTGCAGAAGGCGGCGCAGATGGCCTGGTCGCGGCGCAACCAGCCGCTGCTGGTGAGCCTGATCAACCAACTGGTGATGGTCGCCGCCGACGTGGACAACGACCTCTTCGCGTCGGGCGAGACGACCGATGGCAGCGACGGCGATGCTCTCGCGAACCTCACGTATCGCATCACCGCGCTCTATAGCGGGCTCGACCAGGTGCTGGGGGTCTCCGCGGGACTCAAGCACTTCGGCAAGCGCCGGCTCGGGCGATCGGGGATCCCCAACGGAACGCCGCGGCCGGACAACGTCTGGGATGTGGACTGCACGCCCTTCTTCGAGCAGGGGCCGAAGACGAAGAGCGGGATCCACTCGGCGTACTTCGAGCATCCCGGCACCCTGGCGCTCATGAAGCACGTGCTGGTGGGGACGGACCGCGGGGTGCTGTTCTCGCGGGGAGCGCTCACCCCCGGAACGTCTGCACGACCGTCATCGTGA
- a CDS encoding DUF2164 domain-containing protein, translated as MHKHSSLSLPDHARKAAVLSLRSYAADNFDEELSDLQASLLLDHVMTDIAPSIYNQAAADARAYVEERAADLEAALHKAEFPLSGRRKR; from the coding sequence ATGCACAAGCACTCCTCACTCTCGCTGCCGGACCATGCGCGGAAGGCGGCCGTCCTCTCGTTGCGCTCGTACGCGGCGGACAACTTCGATGAGGAGCTGAGCGACCTCCAGGCGTCGTTGCTCCTCGATCATGTGATGACCGACATCGCCCCGTCGATCTACAACCAGGCCGCGGCGGACGCCCGCGCCTACGTGGAGGAGCGGGCCGCCGACCTCGAGGCCGCGTTGCACAAGGCGGAGTTCCCCCTCTCGGGACGGCGGAAGCGCTGA
- a CDS encoding FAD:protein FMN transferase: protein MLDKMSPCGDPLNAAWRRQPTLHSRSMRLTCLIRLIAIACAPLSAAAAQTPPALPDLSRAHEFREVHLGMEVRLVLVHADEMAARAIAGRAFARIEVLDGIMSDHRATSELNRIALAPEGQWIPVSRELHEVLGHAAFAATATDGAFDHTVGPLTRLWREAARTGQPITDSARAIARQAVDHRSVEVDSAGFAVRFLRPGMRLDLGAIAKGWILDDVARLLDTAGVRSMLLEAGGEVVTRGAPPGASGWVIAVETSRGDTLLSLTNGAVSTSASRAQLAPVTGGGHEGHVFRTTTGRGATDSPQITVIGDRAWMTDAFATAFALMPPEKRRGLAERLQLRIVEP, encoded by the coding sequence ATGCTCGATAAGATGTCGCCGTGCGGCGATCCGCTCAATGCGGCGTGGCGGCGGCAGCCGACGCTACATTCCCGGTCGATGCGCCTGACCTGCCTCATCCGCCTGATCGCGATCGCGTGCGCGCCGTTGTCCGCCGCCGCGGCCCAGACCCCCCCCGCGCTCCCCGACCTCTCGCGAGCACACGAGTTCCGGGAGGTCCACCTCGGCATGGAGGTGCGCTTGGTCCTCGTGCACGCCGATGAGATGGCGGCGCGCGCGATCGCTGGGCGCGCCTTCGCGCGGATCGAGGTACTCGACGGGATCATGAGCGACCATCGCGCGACCTCGGAGCTGAACCGGATCGCGCTCGCGCCCGAGGGGCAGTGGATCCCGGTCTCTCGCGAGCTGCACGAGGTCCTCGGGCACGCCGCGTTCGCGGCCACCGCCACCGACGGCGCGTTCGACCACACCGTCGGCCCGCTCACGCGCCTCTGGCGCGAGGCTGCGCGCACCGGACAGCCCATCACCGACTCCGCGCGCGCCATCGCGCGGCAGGCCGTGGACCACCGCAGCGTGGAGGTCGACTCCGCGGGCTTCGCCGTCCGGTTCCTGCGCCCCGGCATGCGGCTCGACCTGGGCGCCATCGCGAAGGGATGGATCCTCGACGACGTCGCGCGCCTGCTCGACACCGCGGGCGTGCGGTCGATGCTCCTCGAAGCGGGCGGCGAGGTGGTCACGCGCGGCGCGCCGCCGGGTGCGTCGGGTTGGGTGATCGCCGTGGAGACGTCGCGCGGCGACACGCTGCTCTCGCTCACCAACGGGGCCGTGAGCACCTCTGCCTCACGCGCCCAGCTCGCTCCGGTCACCGGCGGCGGGCACGAGGGTCATGTGTTCCGCACCACCACGGGTCGCGGCGCGACGGACTCGCCGCAGATCACCGTGATCGGCGACCGCGCCTGGATGACCGACGCCTTCGCCACCGCCTTCGCGCTCATGCCTCCCGAGAAGCGCAGAGGGCTCGCCGAGCGCCTGCAGCTGCGCATCGTCGAGCCCTGA
- a CDS encoding TIM barrel protein, translating to MERREFVSALGAAGMGWRLKDEGGKSNSDARAGRGSPSSSILQPSSAPFALDFAPHFGMFARSAGADVVDQLKWMHDQGFRSLEDNGMRGRPVAEQERIAREMSRLGMRMGVFVLNPETAWTTTFAAGEASFRESFLKDVDASIEVAKRVNAKWATVVMGTEAPRLEPEYQTANGVEILRAGAERCEKAGLVMVLEPLNRRDHPNLFLTRIPQAFQICRAVDSPSCKILFDIYHQQITEGNIIPNMDAAWSEVAYVQIGDNPGRKEPTTGEINYANIFAHLKRKGYAGVLGMEHGNSRTGVEGEQAVVAAYRAVDPR from the coding sequence ATGGAGCGGAGAGAGTTCGTCAGCGCGCTCGGCGCGGCCGGGATGGGATGGAGGTTGAAGGATGAAGGAGGAAAGTCGAACAGCGATGCGCGAGCAGGACGCGGTTCACCTTCTTCCTCCATCCTTCAGCCTTCATCCGCTCCATTTGCGCTCGACTTCGCGCCGCACTTCGGGATGTTCGCGCGGAGTGCGGGGGCGGATGTCGTCGACCAACTCAAGTGGATGCATGACCAGGGGTTCCGCTCGCTCGAGGACAACGGGATGCGCGGGCGGCCGGTGGCCGAGCAGGAGCGGATCGCCCGGGAGATGTCGCGGCTCGGAATGCGGATGGGCGTATTCGTCCTCAATCCCGAGACGGCATGGACCACCACCTTCGCCGCGGGCGAGGCCTCGTTTCGCGAGTCCTTCCTCAAGGATGTCGATGCGTCCATCGAGGTCGCCAAGCGCGTCAACGCGAAGTGGGCGACGGTCGTGATGGGCACCGAGGCGCCGCGCCTCGAGCCGGAGTACCAGACCGCCAACGGGGTGGAGATCCTGCGCGCGGGAGCCGAGCGCTGCGAGAAAGCGGGACTCGTGATGGTGCTTGAGCCGCTGAATCGCCGCGACCATCCCAATCTCTTCCTCACGCGCATCCCCCAGGCCTTCCAGATCTGCCGGGCCGTGGACTCGCCGTCGTGCAAGATCCTCTTCGACATCTACCACCAGCAGATCACCGAGGGGAACATCATCCCCAACATGGATGCCGCGTGGTCTGAGGTCGCGTACGTGCAGATCGGCGACAACCCGGGCCGCAAGGAACCGACGACCGGCGAGATCAACTACGCGAACATCTTCGCGCACCTGAAGCGGAAGGGGTACGCCGGGGTGCTCGGCATGGAGCACGGGAACTCGCGCACGGGAGTGGAAGGCGAACAGGCCGTCGTCGCGGCGTACCGGGCGGTGGATCCGCGATGA
- a CDS encoding Gfo/Idh/MocA family oxidoreductase, translating to MSISRRTFATIAAAAAATAALPSKAFAIGRRRNADPIRIGVIGCGGRGTGAARNAVEASENVLITALGDLFPDRMADARRGFDKTATESARFAAAYKVTDDKVFTGWDAYEKVLATDCDLVILASPPAFRAMHLTAAVNAGKHIFAEKPVCVDVATAIQAYAAADLARQKGLGYVAGTQRRHDPRYADVIKRVHDGAIGEVITGQVYWNQGGLWSHARKPEWTDTEFHLRNWLYYTWASGDHIVEQHVHNLDVANWVMGAHPVKATAMGGRQTRTDAVYGHIFDHFAIEYEYADGRRITSFCRQQDGTTSRVREDFQGSLGRTNAADTIEGRNAYKAAVIPGMNPYVEEHRDLVASIRAGRPLNEGRQIVDSNLTAILGREAAYTGQTLTWDELMASNLSILPKEFAFGALAVPAVPTPGETTLTRSFSEGW from the coding sequence ATGAGCATCTCGCGCCGCACCTTCGCCACCATCGCCGCCGCGGCGGCCGCCACCGCCGCCCTGCCCTCCAAGGCCTTCGCCATCGGCCGGCGACGCAACGCCGACCCCATCCGCATCGGTGTCATCGGTTGCGGCGGGCGCGGCACCGGCGCGGCGCGCAACGCCGTCGAGGCCAGCGAGAACGTCCTCATCACCGCACTCGGCGACCTCTTCCCCGACCGCATGGCCGACGCACGCCGCGGCTTCGACAAGACCGCGACGGAGAGCGCGAGGTTCGCCGCGGCCTACAAGGTCACCGACGACAAGGTCTTCACCGGCTGGGACGCCTACGAGAAGGTCCTCGCCACCGACTGCGACCTCGTGATCCTCGCCTCGCCCCCGGCCTTTCGCGCGATGCACCTCACGGCGGCGGTGAATGCGGGCAAGCACATCTTCGCCGAGAAGCCCGTCTGCGTCGACGTCGCCACCGCCATCCAGGCGTACGCGGCCGCAGACCTCGCCCGGCAGAAGGGGCTCGGCTACGTCGCCGGCACGCAGCGTCGACACGACCCGCGCTATGCCGACGTGATCAAGCGCGTGCACGATGGCGCGATCGGCGAGGTCATCACCGGGCAGGTCTACTGGAACCAGGGCGGACTCTGGAGCCATGCGCGCAAGCCGGAGTGGACCGATACCGAGTTCCATCTCCGCAACTGGCTCTACTACACGTGGGCATCGGGCGACCACATCGTCGAGCAGCATGTGCACAACCTCGACGTCGCCAACTGGGTGATGGGCGCGCACCCGGTGAAGGCGACCGCGATGGGCGGGCGCCAGACGCGCACCGACGCGGTGTACGGCCACATCTTCGACCACTTCGCCATCGAGTACGAATACGCCGACGGCCGGCGCATCACCTCGTTCTGCCGGCAGCAGGACGGCACGACGAGCCGCGTGCGCGAGGACTTCCAGGGCTCGCTCGGGCGCACCAACGCGGCCGACACCATCGAAGGGCGCAACGCCTACAAGGCGGCGGTGATCCCGGGGATGAACCCGTACGTCGAGGAGCATCGGGACCTCGTCGCGAGCATCCGCGCCGGACGGCCGCTCAACGAAGGGCGGCAGATCGTGGACAGCAACCTCACGGCGATCCTCGGGCGCGAGGCGGCGTACACGGGCCAGACGCTCACGTGGGACGAACTGATGGCGTCGAACCTCTCGATCCTGCCCAAGGAGTTCGCGTTCGGGGCATTGGCGGTGCCGGCGGTGCCGACGCCGGGCGAGACGACGTTGACGCGGTCCTTCAGCGAGGGGTGGTGA
- a CDS encoding SUMF1/EgtB/PvdO family nonheme iron enzyme has protein sequence MHPFLTSAVLIALAATPMRAQAIVRDSLSSPRLAWELVRVPAGDVTIPGANGPLRKQVPAFELLRTEVPWELYDVFYLRLDVPRESRSGVDASTRPSRPYGAPDRGFGHRGYAAISLTHASAMRFAAWLSERTGHTYAVATEAQWQRAADLAFAGVDPAGYAEHAWIAANAEGAPHPIATRAPDRLGLHDLLGNVGEWVTTEDGTGVLRGGSFLTLRDALSVTLRERQLPSWNSTDPQDPKSRWWLSDGPFAGFRLVRILSTP, from the coding sequence ATGCACCCCTTCCTGACGTCTGCCGTCCTCATCGCCCTCGCCGCCACGCCGATGCGCGCGCAGGCGATCGTCCGCGACTCGCTCTCCTCTCCGCGCCTCGCCTGGGAACTCGTCCGCGTTCCCGCGGGCGACGTCACCATCCCAGGGGCCAACGGCCCTTTGCGCAAGCAGGTCCCGGCGTTCGAACTCCTGCGCACCGAGGTGCCCTGGGAGCTCTACGACGTCTTCTATCTCCGCCTCGATGTCCCGCGCGAGTCCCGAAGCGGCGTCGATGCCAGCACGCGCCCGTCGCGCCCGTACGGTGCCCCGGACCGTGGGTTCGGCCATCGGGGCTACGCCGCCATCTCGCTCACGCATGCCAGCGCCATGCGGTTCGCCGCCTGGCTCTCCGAGCGCACCGGGCACACCTACGCCGTCGCCACGGAGGCGCAGTGGCAGCGCGCCGCCGACCTCGCCTTCGCCGGCGTCGATCCCGCCGGGTACGCCGAGCACGCCTGGATCGCCGCGAACGCCGAGGGCGCACCGCATCCCATCGCCACACGCGCACCCGACCGGCTCGGCCTCCACGACCTCCTCGGCAACGTCGGCGAGTGGGTCACCACCGAGGACGGCACCGGCGTGCTCCGCGGCGGCAGCTTCCTGACCCTGCGCGACGCCCTGTCGGTCACGCTCCGCGAGCGGCAACTTCCCTCCTGGAACTCGACCGATCCGCAGGACCCCAAGAGCCGCTGGTGGCTCTCCGATGGCCCCTTCGCTGGCTTCCGACTCGTGAGGATCCTTTCCACACCATGA
- the mmuM gene encoding homocysteine S-methyltransferase, with protein MAHQATPHRRSGEARGAGWLAVVTPPRFPPCSARSACPSASSADDHRRPARPRARAQSLRAHHAPQGDRAPGLRAGGPHPRAGPRAGSHVAASREGLCGRRPRAALPALAGRGGLLRQLRLPPARDAGPHAPARRARLLVGGAAEAGRVGARVRARARRGASAGGGCRVRARQDAELVRRAEQCEHAAARRDAFPRTPAHRAARERRAHVCRAGTDTRAARSTRRVRRALRRRRGQVRSRAGRDARVARERARDGGAALARGSHRSAAPCASPTRLAACGRRGLVLAGGRADPAGRAAGPRAAAGPIRPGGVGPAAVRALLGLGVPVRGVHAGAEARAWLLRAAVALARRRHRLGQPLGAGQTAHPRDGVRLGARTARPGVPSRARRRARGDAAIPRRRPVTRLVLDGGLATQLEARGLDLSDALWSARALRDAPEVIEAVHLDYFEAGADVAITASYQASFEGFAARGCTHEETVTLLHRSVALARNARARFHARHPGETRPLRVAASVGPFGATRHDGSEYRGDYGLDEDALHAFHGPRIAALLGAAPDLLACETIPSLLEARAIVRALHAHPEARAWVSFSCRDDAHTSAGDPIVVCARLLDAEPQVVAIGINCVDPEFVPGLVRALASGTAKPIVVYPNSGEVWSASGRCWEGTATPFAARVDEWLAAGASWVGGCCRTTPEDIRRVREAVLRREG; from the coding sequence ATGGCACACCAAGCTACGCCGCACCGGAGGTCGGGTGAAGCGCGAGGCGCGGGATGGCTCGCCGTGGTCACGCCCCCTAGGTTCCCGCCATGCTCCGCCCGGTCCGCCTGTCCGTCCGCGTCGTCCGCCGATGACCATCGCCGCCCTGCGCGCCCACGCGCTCGCGCGCAGTCTCTTCGCGCCCACCACGCTCCCCAAGGCGATCGCGCGCCTGGGCTTCGTGCAGGCGGACCCCATCCGCGCGCCGGCCCGCGCGCAGGATCTCACGTTGCGGCATCGCGTGAAGGACTATGCGGCAGGCGACCTCGAGCGGCGCTACCCGCGCTTGCAGGTCGAGGAGGACTTCTTCGTCAACTACGGCTTCCTCCCGCGCGCGACGCAGGCCCTCATGCACCCGCGCGGCGCGCGCGCCTCCTGGTCGGCGGCGCGGCGGAGGCAGGCCGCGTCGGTGCTCGCGTTCGTGCGCGAGCGCGGCGTGGTGCATCCGCGGGAGGTGGATGCCGCGTTCGCGCACGGCAAGACGCAGAATTGGTTCGGCGGGCGGAGCAATGCGAGCACGCAGCTGCTCGACGCGATGCATTTCCACGGACTCCTGCGCATCGCGCGGCGCGAGAGCGGCGTGCGCACGTATGCCGTGCGGGAACCGACACCCGCGCCGCCCGATCCACGCGACGCGTTCGACGCGCTCTTCGACGTCGCCGTGGCCAAGTACGCTCCCGTGCCGGCCGCGACGCTCGGGTGGCTCGCGAGCGGGCTCGTGATGGGGGCGCCGCATTGGCGCGCGGATCGCACCGCAGCGCTGCGCCGTGCGCGAGCCCGACTCGGCTCGCGGCGTGTGGACGGCGTGGACTGGTACTGGCCGGCGGGCGAGCGGATCCGGCAGGTCGAGCAGCCGGACCGCGTGCGGCTGCTGGCCCCATTCGACCCGGTGGTGTGGGACCGGCGGCGGTTCGCGCTCTTCTGGGGCTGGGAGTACCGGTTCGAGGCGTACACGCCGGCGCCGAAGCGCGTGCGTGGCTACTACGCGCTGCCGTTGCTCTGGCGCGACGCCGTCATCGGCTGGGCCAACCTCTCGGTGCAGGACAGACGGCTCATCCACGAGACGGGGTACGTCTCGGGGCGCGCACCGCGCGACCCGGCGTTCCGTCGCGCGCTCGACGCCGAGCTCGAGGCGATGCGGCGATTCCTCGGCGTCGCCCGGTGACGCGGCTCGTCCTCGATGGCGGTCTCGCCACGCAGCTCGAGGCGCGCGGCCTCGACCTCTCCGACGCCCTGTGGTCGGCGCGCGCGTTGCGCGACGCACCCGAGGTGATCGAGGCTGTGCACCTCGACTACTTCGAGGCGGGAGCGGACGTCGCGATCACGGCCAGCTATCAGGCGAGCTTCGAAGGGTTCGCGGCGCGCGGGTGCACGCATGAGGAGACCGTCACGCTGCTGCACCGGTCGGTCGCGCTCGCCCGGAACGCGCGCGCGCGCTTCCACGCGCGGCACCCGGGCGAGACGCGGCCCCTGCGCGTCGCGGCGTCGGTCGGGCCGTTCGGGGCGACTCGCCACGATGGCTCGGAGTATCGCGGCGACTACGGCCTCGACGAGGATGCGCTGCATGCCTTCCACGGCCCGCGCATCGCGGCGCTGCTCGGCGCGGCCCCCGACCTCCTCGCGTGCGAGACCATCCCCTCGCTGCTGGAGGCGCGCGCGATCGTGCGCGCGCTGCACGCACATCCCGAGGCGCGTGCCTGGGTCTCGTTCAGCTGCCGCGACGACGCGCACACGTCGGCGGGCGACCCCATCGTCGTCTGCGCGCGCCTGCTCGACGCGGAGCCGCAGGTCGTGGCGATCGGGATCAACTGCGTGGACCCGGAGTTCGTCCCGGGGCTCGTGCGCGCGCTCGCGTCCGGCACCGCGAAGCCGATCGTGGTCTATCCGAACTCGGGCGAGGTGTGGAGCGCCAGTGGCCGCTGCTGGGAGGGAACGGCGACGCCGTTCGCCGCGCGAGTGGACGAGTGGCTCGCGGCCGGCGCCTCGTGGGTGGGCGGCTGCTGCCGCACCACGCCTGAGGACATCCGGCGGGTGCGCGAGGCGGTGCTGCGCCGCGAAGGTTAG